AACTGTCTGTGTGAAAGGGGCTTGGTTCTGGTTTCTGCCAGCCTTTGACAGaaatgtgtataaaaaaacaaacaatcttACGTAGGTATTGTCACACCTATGTTACAGCTCTGATACCTCTTCTAAAGCTGGAAAAGTCAAGTGGACTTGCCGTTTAGCATTAAAATCTATAAAAATATTAGGTTGTGTGAAAGGGGTTTGGTTCTGGTTTTTGCCAACCTTtgacaaaaatgtgtgtaaaaaaacaagCAATCTTCCGTAGATATTGTCACACCTATGTTACAGCTCTGATACCTCTTCTAAAGCTGGAAAAGTCAAGTGGACTTGCTGTTCGGTATGAAAATCTAGAACATTTTAGGCTGTGTGAAAGGGGCTTGGTTCTGGTTTCTGCAAACCTTtgacaaaaatgtgtgtaaaaacaaattaaaaaatctTACGTAGGTATTGTCATGCCTATGTTACAGCTCTGATACCTCTTTTAAAGCTGGAAAGGTCAAATGGACTTCCTGTTCAGCATGAAAATCCAGAAAAATAACAGGTTGTGTGAAAGGGGCTTGGTTCTGGTTTCTGCAAACCTTTTGACAAAATGTGTGTTAAAAATACCCAAACAATCTTACGTAGGTATTACAGCTCTGATACCTCTTTTAAAGCTAGAAAAGTCAACAGGCTGTGTGAAAGGGGCTTGGTTCTGGTTTCTGTTTTCACTTTGGATTAAAGATGCGTATATTTGTCACCCTTTCAAAGCTGGAGCCAAAGAAGGAATGTCGGAAGCAAGATCACCTGAGGAAGATGGGCCTGAGCCAGGAGGGCAACCAAGATGGGAAAGTCCGAAGACCAGCAGACATGGACGCCAGAGACACGAACGCTGTAGGTCCGGAAATCTTGAAACAGGAGCGAGGTCGTCTCTCGGAAAGATTCATGAAGCAGGAGAGCGCAGAGAGTGACCCGAAGGACAAATGTGAGGACAGCAGGACGAGGGACAGGAGGGAAAACCGCGAGAGCACCGGCAGCAGAACGAGGGACGTGGTCTCCAAGTTACAGGAGAAGAAGGAGGACACCAGCAGGGAAAAGGACTGCAGGAAGAGGGACGACAGCAAGACCAAGGACATTATCTCCAGGCTTCGAGAGAAGAGCGAGAAGGACGTCGGTAAGGACAGAGAGCGGCGGTCTGAGAGCTTTAGGACGCAGGGTTTAGTTTCTAGGATGTTGGAGAAGCAGAGCAAAGCCCAGGAGAACCAAGAGAAGAAAGCCGAAGAAAGGATGATCACTCGTAAGTTGGAGCGACAAGTTTCCCAGAAGGAGGAGAAAGCTGGAACCGATGCAGAAGAACTGCACAACCACAGCGAGCACATGACCGAGAAAAAGACGGATAATGTTCAAGTCAAAACCGGGGAGAAACTCGCCAACTGTGTCGGCCAAAATGCCAAAACCAACGAGCAGGAGGACGAGGACGAAGACTCGAGCATGTTCGACGAGTTGATGCAGCAGCTCCGACACGACGACCCGTCTCTCGTGGAGCTCAACGTCAACAACTCCGAGGTCATCAAGACCAAGACGCTCATGGAGTTTGCCGACGCTCTGCGGGGCAACACCCACGTCAAGAAGGTGGCGCTGGCCAACTGCCGCGCCGACGACCACGTGGCCTACGCCTTCGCCGGCACGCTGCGCCACAACGCCACCGTCACCAGCCTCAACCTAGACTCCAACCATCTCACCGGCAAGGGCATCCTGGCGCTCATCCAGGCGCTGCAGCACAACGCCACCCTGACCGAGCTGCGCTTCCAGAACCAGCGCCACATCTGCGGCGGAAAGACGGAGATGGAGATGATCAAGATCCTGAAGGACAACACCACCTTGCTCAAGCTGGGCTACCACTTCGAGCTGGCCGGGCCCAGGATGACCACCACCAACATCCTCAGCCGCAATATGGACCGGCAGCGGCAGAAGCGCTTGCAGGAGCAGAAGCAGGCGCAGACCAGCAACGGTGACAAGAAGGGACCGCTGGAGGTACCCAAGGTGGGCGCTGTAGGATCTCTGAGAAGCTCCCCCAAGGCGTCTCCTAAACCGTCCCCTATGGTTTCACCAATGCCCTCGCCCAAGCTGACGCCCAAGAGGAGTGTTGGGGCGCCACCGCCACCCCCGCCGCCCCCCGGGGGAGGTCTCCCGCCCCCACCGCCTCCCATGCTGGAAGTAGACTCCTTGAGGAACTCCCTGACTCCGGTGTCGCGGAGGAGCCTGGACGGGAAGGGCCGAGGTGCTTGCAAGAACTCGAGGGACCAACTGCTAGCCTCCATCAGGGGGAGCAACGTCATGCAGCTCAAGAAGGTAAGTCCGCCGAACCCCGTGACAGATTCCAAGGTCTCAATCTGTTCCATGTGGTCCAACGCAGGTGCCGGTCCCCAAGTGGCTCCAGTAAGTTTTCCTGGCGGGATCTGGAAAAGGAAGCAGGAGTTACACCGTCCCTCCAGGACGCAGCCAAAGAACAAAGGATGGAGGACATggctgccgttttttttttttttacaaacactgGACCAAAATGGACCCTGAACAGACCGGGCACTGCCAGGGTGGAATTTTAGGGACAGAAGGGTGGCGCCCACTTGTAGTCTACAGAAAGCTTGTTGGTGTTCTTGGACGCTTTGCTGGTTATTTGCACTAATAGGTGACATATGAAGACCACCATATACATAAAATGTATGTGATGTGTAACGTAACATGTATGTAACATATGTTACATCTATGtaacaattatatacatatagCATATATGTAACATACATGAAATGTAACATTTTACATATATGTAACATGTACGGCATATGTAACATCCAGCATATATGTAACATGCATGTTACATATACGTAACATGTATCTATCACATATGTAACATACATGTTGCACATAGATAGCATGTATGTGatgtgtaattaacatgttaCATCTATGTAACGATTATATACATATAGCATGTAACACGTAACATTTTTACATATATGtaacatgtacaacatgtaacAAATCCAGCCTGTATGCAACATTCATGTTGCATACACATTACATGTACGTAACGTGTTAGTAATGTACATGTTATACATAACATATGTATatgttatacatatacataaccTGTATGTAACATCCATAACATGTGTGCGATGTGTATGTAACATGTGTTCAATATTATGTAATATGTAACATGTATGTTACATAAACATAACACATATGTAACATATATCTAGCATGTATGTAACATAAGTTGCATATACATGAAATGTATGTAACATATCTGCCATGTATGTGACATATGTTGcatatacataacatatatattgtatatcatgtatgtaacatatatgtatgtgatgTGTATGTGACATTTATGTTACATATACCTAACAAGCACAGTATGtaacgtgtgaatgtgtgtgtatgtatatgtgtgtatatatatatatgtgtatatatatatatgtatatatatatatatatatatatatatatatatatgtatatatgtatatatatatatatatatatatatatatatatatatatatatatatatatatgtatatatatatgtatatatatatatatatatatatatatatgtatatatatatgtatatataatatatatatgtgtgtatatatatatatatatatatatatatatatatatatatatatatatatatatatatatatatagctatagcATTTATGTAACATGTTACATACACATTACCTACAtgtcatgtatatgtatgtgacatATATGGAGGATGTACATAACATGTATGTAACAAATATGTAACATACGAAATATTTGTGTAACATTTATGTCCAGTATACATAACGTGTACGTAACGTATATGTAACTCGACATGTATGTAGCTTGTATGTAGCATGGATGTAACATGTAGCAGGTATGTAACATGTAGCATGTACGTAACATGTATGTAACGTATATGTTGCGTATACATAACCTGTATGAAACATACACAACATGTAACACGTGTAtgtaacatgtgtttaatatgtaATGTGTACCACTTGTTACATATACATAACACATATGTAACATATCTAGCATGTATGTAACATAAGTTGCATGTACATAAAATGTATGTAACATATCTGCCACCTATGTGACATATGTTGCATATACATAACATGTATAATGTATATCATGTAtgtaacatatatgtatgtgaggTGTATGTAACATTTATGTTAGATATACCTAACATGGacagtatgtaatatatatatatatatatataacatgtatgTAACATACATAAGGAGTATGTAACATGAATGTAACATATTACATACACCTTACCTACAtgccatgtatatgtatgtgacatGTATGGAGCATGTACATAACATGTATGTAACAAATATGTAACATAGGAAACGTCTGTAACATTTATGTCCAGTATACATAACGTGTGCGTAACATATATGTAACTCGACGTGTATGTCGCATGTATGTAACATGTTGCATCTATGTAACATGCACGTAACATGTATGTAACATGCACGTAACATGTATGTAACGTGCACGTAACATGTATGTTGGCTTGTGAACGCGGGAGCGCCTGATGCAAGTGTTTTAGTGTCGGGGAATACAACACACAATATTTCCCCACATGAACAGAAAATTATTTAGCTTTAAATGTCCGTCTCTTgtccatttatcaacaaatctCAGGCAAAGTTGGTTTGGAACGCACCACTTAATTACACAgtacatttttgtattattattatcaggaAGTACAACAGGTGtccaatgcaatttttttttgtacagaacaaaaCTAGCTGGCGTGATGCTTTCAAGTAATCTCTTATCTTTGCGTCTTATCAGTTTAGTGTCCTGTCTCCAGAGACGATGATCTTCAACTTTTTTttcgaggttttttttttctctcatttgCGAACTTTCTTACAGAGCCTGTACAATAAAAGTGTTTGCTATGTTGGCATCGACTAAGCAGCGTGTGTTTCTATATTACCATTTTCACACGGTATGTATAAAGGGCCATAAAGAGTGTATAGGCATGCAATCTTTCTTACTGGTTTTATGAGAAATTTGTA
Above is a genomic segment from Nerophis ophidion isolate RoL-2023_Sa linkage group LG02, RoL_Noph_v1.0, whole genome shotgun sequence containing:
- the lmod1b gene encoding leiomodin-1, translating into MSRRKVRGLTRMGRQVSEDPDLDSLLSTLSPEEMEELEKDMMKVPDLNPERPQEETLALEPKKECRKQDHLRKMGLSQEGNQDGKVRRPADMDARDTNAVGPEILKQERGRLSERFMKQESAESDPKDKCEDSRTRDRRENRESTGSRTRDVVSKLQEKKEDTSREKDCRKRDDSKTKDIISRLREKSEKDVGKDRERRSESFRTQGLVSRMLEKQSKAQENQEKKAEERMITRKLERQVSQKEEKAGTDAEELHNHSEHMTEKKTDNVQVKTGEKLANCVGQNAKTNEQEDEDEDSSMFDELMQQLRHDDPSLVELNVNNSEVIKTKTLMEFADALRGNTHVKKVALANCRADDHVAYAFAGTLRHNATVTSLNLDSNHLTGKGILALIQALQHNATLTELRFQNQRHICGGKTEMEMIKILKDNTTLLKLGYHFELAGPRMTTTNILSRNMDRQRQKRLQEQKQAQTSNGDKKGPLEVPKVGAVGSLRSSPKASPKPSPMVSPMPSPKLTPKRSVGAPPPPPPPPGGGLPPPPPPMLEVDSLRNSLTPVSRRSLDGKGRGACKNSRDQLLASIRGSNVMQLKKVPVPKWLQ